A stretch of Rhinoderma darwinii isolate aRhiDar2 chromosome 4, aRhiDar2.hap1, whole genome shotgun sequence DNA encodes these proteins:
- the P2RY13 gene encoding P2Y purinoceptor 13 — protein sequence MNPEPLNTTNGSTSVICSKDVTITQIVFPILYTVIFFLGIIMNCLSAWIFFQVRSKSVFIVYLKNTVAADIIMTLMLPFKILTDSGIGPWQVKAFVCRFSAVIFYETMYINIILLGLIGLDRFLKIVRPFGKYWMDNVSQAKKISVAVWIVIFLLSLPNMILSNQKATPQIIHNCTLLKTALGIKWHEAVAYICIILFWLVFISMILFYTIISKKVYDSYIKSKSKDKASRKKTRFKVFIVVAVFFLCFAPYHFLRLPYTFSQVGIIKDCQMKNKLYLAKESTLWIAATNVLMDPLIYVLLCKPFRKLLPGFNSSSNASLETSIKRESNV from the coding sequence ATGAATCCAGAACCACTCAACACCACAAATGGCTCAACGTCTGTCATTTGCTCTAAAGATGTCACGATCACACAGATTGTCTTCCCTATTCTATACACGGTCATATTCTTTCTAGGAATAATAATGAATTGCCTATCTGCCTGGATTTTTTTCCAAGTCCGAAGCAAAAGCGTTTTTATTGTCTACCTTAAAAATACTGTGGCGGCTGACATAATTATGACCCTGATGTTGCCTTTCAAGATTCTCACTGATTCTGGCATCGGCCCATGGCAGGTGAAAGCTTTTGTCTGCCGCTTCTCGGCAGTCATTTTTTACGAAaccatgtatataaatataatactaCTTGGACTTATTGGACTGGACCGATTTCTAAAGATCGTACGACCATTCGGCAAGTACTGGATGGACAATGTTAGTCAGGCCAAGAAAATTTCTGTTGCAGTCTGGATAGTTATCTTTTTACTATCGCTACCAAATATGATTCTGAGCAATCAAAAAGCAACACCACAAATTATTCACAACTGTACCCTCCTAAAGACAGCACTGGGGATAAAGTGGCATGAAGCAGTTGCCTACATCTGTATTATCCTTTTTTGGCTTGTCTTCATTTCCATGATCCTGTTTTATACAATAATCAGCAAGAAGGTTTATGATTCCTACATAAAATCCAAGAGTAAAGACAAAGCTTCAAGAAAGAAGACAAGATTTAAAGTTTTTATAGTGGTTGCTGTCTTTTTCCTGTGTTTTGCCCCCTACCACTTTCTGAGGTTGCCATATACATTCAGTCAGGTTGGGATCATAAAAGACTGCCAGATGAAAAACAAGTTATATTTGGCTAAAGAAAGCACTCTGTGGATTGCAGCCACCAATGTGTTAATGGATCCCCTTATCTATGTCCTGCTCTGCAAGCCCTTTAGAAAGCTGCTACCGGGCTTTAATAGTTCAAGTAATGCCAGCCTGGAAACCAGCATAAAAAGAGAGTCAAATGTATAA